In Lactuca sativa cultivar Salinas chromosome 5, Lsat_Salinas_v11, whole genome shotgun sequence, the DNA window taaaaaacgtATTTGGATGTATATTTTCTATCCAttttcattttgttatttttgttattttaaataataaaatatttaatatagtACATGACATTTAGCACCATTGCTTTTAAGGACCATCAAAATACAACTCTTTAGAGAAAAAATCACAAAGAtgttaaaattttattaatttgCAGAATTACAAAATGATTTCGACTAGTAGTAAAATTATAGGTGTCTGTTTCTTGCATTTTGCATGAAATagacaaaattataaaaatagtccACATAAGAGAGGAAATGTATAATTATAAAGAGAAAttacagaaaaaaaaatctttatgtTCTCACATTTTCCATAACATTTTTATTAGTGTATTTAGTCAAAAATAACATTTTGTGTTATTGCTTTGTCAACCTTAAAATATATGATATGATGGGAGTGTATACTGTGTAgcttttatattttagaaaaaagtTTTGAAATAGAAAAGTATGGAATCAAATAtgtaatttataaatttaaaaaattctattttcttagaaaaaaaatattgaaccaaaagaattttttttaaacctttttatttttctttaaaaaaattaaaaactagaaATTTTAAATAACCAAAGCACTAAAGAAAAcccccaaaaaaataaaaataaaaagttctGGAGTTattttagagaaaaaaaaaaaggatcaGGTCATATTTCTCTTCCTCGAGACCATTTGATCGGACAAATCGTCGCCTCGCCTCTATCATCGGTCGGACCTCTGCTCTGCTCACCCCATCTTCGTATCAGGTAACGTTTCTGTCGCCTcatctttcttcttccttataCCGGTCGCATCTATTTCGATGTTGAAAACATACACATGTCAACGATTAAACCCTAgcattttatttatgatttacctCCCGATTTATGATCTTTTTCCATTTTGTAAGATGTTGTTTGAGTCTTTGAATGGTCTAATCATAGTAGGGAAGAATAGAAGCTATGAAATTATGCTCCAGGAAGTGAACCAGAAACTCTGGTTAGGTTTTCAGACCGAAGATATATGAACTAGCAATTGACCAGAATTAAAATCATGTTAGTAAATCTCTATCACTGTTATCATCAATTggaattcaaatctaaattactaGCAGTAGCAAGCAAGTAGAGCCAATGTCCTTATCGTGGATTTTCCGCATTCATACATTTCTTCATATTATATGAATCTCACCAAAATAATCGAAAGCATCTATAACTTCAGATAAAGATATTACAACAAACGCGACTTAGTAAGAAGTTTATACAATCAAGGCCTATCATGTGTTTCAGTTCGATTACATCACTAGATAATGGGAAAAGTGTGGAATTTTCTGCTAGAAGCTCATATAGgaatcaaataacatttacattTGGAACCAAATTAATTATGACCatagttttatggttttttttcagAGGTGTAAGTAAGGTtgaagatagatagatagataaagATGCCACATAAAACTCGTCCTATGGCAGCACTTTTACTATTTACTGGACTGAATGTTGTTTTGGTGTCAACAATCACTCCTGTCTATGATTTTGTCTGCTTTCTCCCTTATTGGGAACGAAGGGTATGTAATATGTATACTTCTTCTTCTTATCTTTGTTTCCAATTGCTTTCTAAGTTTTCATCCAACTAGTAAAAGAGaacttaaatgtttttttttttttttatatgaaaatttcAATCCTATTGTTACAGAGAGAACGTAGGCGTCAGGAGCGTGAAGCTACTCTAGCAAACAGTTCAACATCAGGATGAACTTCCATGGAGGGTT includes these proteins:
- the LOC111889452 gene encoding uncharacterized protein LOC111889452 translates to MPHKTRPMAALLLFTGLNVVLVSTITPVYDFVCFLPYWERRRERRRQEREATLANSSTSG